DNA sequence from the Thunnus maccoyii chromosome 7, fThuMac1.1, whole genome shotgun sequence genome:
TAGTAATCAGTGTGGAAGTCAATGCACAAAGACTAATCTGTAGgagcaaaatgtgttttatagaGCTTGCAAAAACTAAACCCCAGTGACTCTCAGCTTGCAGTGTGCCTCAGCAGAAGGGCTTCCATACCTCAACATCTTCAACATTGTGCTGTCTCACTTCTGTCAGTTTGACCCTCACACGCAAACTGCAAATGAGCAAAATGTATtggatttgaatttgaattaaaaatatgAGCCTAACAGTAAGACATGGGTGTGTCCTGACAAACCCTGTTGACCAAAGATAAGGAGCTTCATTTGTAAAACCTCAGAATCTAAAGcagctgaagagagagagaatgacacacaacaaaggtccccagctgGACGTGAAATGACACCACAATTCATGGTGGCTGCCTCAACCCAGAGGCTAGAGGAGGCACCCCAGTGAAAGCTAATTTAATACATTAAACAAAGGATTTTGATCCCAAAGCATCTGTGCTTACTAATCTGTCACTGTGCCCTCTGAAATCTTGCATATTGATTACTGGTCAACTGTGGTTATCCCTCAGtagttttgtctttaataaattTAGTCTGAATTAGCTAGAGtcaaaaattaaatctgaaGGCATAATAGATTCCCTCTTAGGATTTTACTTATTATACGTTAACATTCTTTTCACAGTCAACAAGACTTAATGAATGTTCGAGACTAAATTATAAAGTAACACTGTGGTGCCTGaacccttgtgtgtgtgtgtgtgtgggtgtgtgtgtgtgtgattaggCACCAGTGAGAGCAGGGAGCTTGGACCAACTCTGGTAATAACATGTGTGGCAGTGTTAGGACGGATGTtgaaagtgtgaaaatgtgcagcagagtctgtgtctgtgctgcaggaCAGGCACGGGGGCTCCGATACAAAGTGTCCTCTGATGGTGAAAATCCTGGACGCAGTGAAGGGGACGCCAGCTGGATCGGTGGCACTCAAGGTGCATCGGAAGGGTGCTGATGGGGGATGGACACAGATTGCTAGCGGGTATGTGTGAGAACATGAAGGTCGAGTATGTCAAATGTATATCTGACCATCCTCTGATGTCTGATTTCACCTCTCCTCACTGCAGAGTGACAGATGCCGCTGGAGAGATTCATAATCTGATCACAGAGCAGGATTTCCCAGCAGGAGTGTATCACGTTGAGTTTGATACCAAGGCTTACTGGAAGAATGAGGGGAGTACACCTTTCCATGAAGTAGCTGATGTGAGTATAAACGAGTCATGACGACTCCACGTAACCATTATGTCAAGAATCATGCTAATGTTAGATCCTACTCTTTCACCCTGTACCTTTACAGTGTGCTTACTTTGAGATTCACCTCCGGCCGTACAAGCTGGGGCCTGACCACCccaacagaaacatttttgtcatttttttgacatttttggtacATTGCCTTTAAAATGTCCTGTTGTAAGACCACTACTCTGCTTAGTCAGAGCTACAATATGTCCTTTTCAACAACAGCACAGCTGTTATGTTGGCAAAGAAGATGTCCCTATGTTTAGTAGAGGGTTGTGACTAATGACTATTTtagattaatctgatgattacttTCTGAATCGatgaattaattgttttgtctataaagacaatggtgaaaaatgcactttataatttcccacagcccaaggtgaCTTCTTCAAGTgctttattttgtccaaccaacagtccaaaactcatagatattcagtttactatcatgtgtgACAAAGCAAAGCATCAAATCCTTGTTGGAAGCAGCACATGTTTAGAAattttgctttaaaagaaatgactaaaatgattatttgatccATATGGTTGTATCTATTTGCAGCTGAGGTAATGCAAAGGTCATCAACCAAAGCCATGTTTTCTCTCTAGAAGTACTGAATTAATTTTTTGCAGGATTTGTTTGAGAGGAGCCATGCTGTCTTAGTGATGATTGTGGCAGGTCATGAAGGTTAGCCCTCCTTTAAAGATGGGACTTTTTCATAATGTGACTAGTGTTGCACTGTTGCACACTCCTTGTCCCTTTCGGTAATTAAAGGCCAGGTGGACGGAGCACCATGGCCCACTGCTGATTTCTGGTCAAACATCACATTGTCAGATAATGTTTGGGCCATTTGCAAGCACCAGTAAAAGCCTTATCAGCCAGAAGAACAGAAGCTGTAAGCTGTGACCTTTTTGTGCCTAATGTTGCCATGTTGAACATGTGTATTACTCgaggaaaaataataataaggcCATGAAGCTCTCTTATCTTTTGCGTTTTTGTTTGATCAGTCAGGATACTGGGACAGGCTGAGTTTTTGCTTATTTGGGCCCAGCTGGGAGTGCACAAGAGCACCATTGACCTTTGCCTAGCGGAGCCTATTACAGTGCAGTGACCGTATGACAAAGAAATACTTTCATTGTGCTCAGTTTGCTGACTGCAGGACACAGCAGGGGCCTCAACAGAGTGCACACTCCTTCCTGATTGATCGATAGGTGCAGCAGATTTTAAGGTGCCATGGTGGACCTTGTGGTTCATCAAAAAATGAAGCCCATTACAGAGTACTGCAGCCACAGCACATCTTGATTACTACTGGCCTATTTAAACCACTGGGGACAGCTTTTCTTTTAGAGGGGCCTGTCTGAAACAAAGCATTCATTTTAGCAGTGGAGCAGTTCAGAAGCCAAGTCAATCAAGTTATCCAAAAAGACATAAAGTATAAAGTTGAactatgtgtgtttttcctaACAAAGTTAACCTTTCTTATCCATCTCTATGGGATAATAAAAGCTTACACTCCAATACACTATAGGTACAGATCAGTACTAATTATTACAAGGATGAACACTGAACATATTCACAGATCGACAAGTTTATGTTTAGATCAAATATGCGTATATCacatacatgacttacacactcttatctatatgcattTATATAGCCTACAGGGCTTACAGTATTCTAGTTAGTTTCTGAAGTTCGTGACTCGTTGTACAGTGttgctcaaaaacaaaacaaaaataaggaaATTCCCACAAGCATCTAACAGCAAACCTACACTGAACAACTGAGACACCAAACCTGAAggaattatgaattattcaAAACTCATGTGAAGTTTGTCAGTGACATCAGCAGTAACACCACAGCTTCTTACTTAACATGAAAAACTACACAACAAGCCGATAAATTCACACAGACAGCCAAGAGAAGCATTCATTCATGTCAAAGtccattttgtttctttcatagAGATGAAATATCCATGAAACATTATATTGTTCCATTGCACTTATTgctgtgatgtttgtttgtttgctgacAGAATAACTCAACTCTGTCCGTCGCTGCTAGCTAACTAATGTTAGtctcacaaaaacacagtagCTGATAGCTAATTAGCAACTCTGAAAAGTCAACACTAGCTAACTCTCCAACTCTTTTGGTTTTCTTATTAACTTCCCGCCAGTGACAGTCGGCCAATACGTGCGGTGCCCCACCTGCTACAAAGCTTAATATATTACAATGCTATAAGCATatacatattttcaaaatactttttatttctaaGCATTTTGATATTACCTCAAATTCATTCTATATGGAATTAACCACAAAAActaatttgttttgtattttgtcataATAGGCGCCATAGCTTCCTCTTGATCTCGCCTTCAGCACCCTAACCAACTAATCAAAAAATTGTATTGATGAGCGATTTGGCTAATGCTGCAATCCATTGCACTCGGAAAAAATTACCTCTGACATGGAAAAGTGCAATGGAACAGTCATTAAAGTCAAAATCCCAAGTCGGAAACTTGGGCAAGATCTATCTAGCCTGAGTCCAAAACACACCTGACATCACAGCAATATGACAGCATACACAGTGAACAGTAAGCAGAATGACCTTTACATCAATTTTTACTTAatgtagtgtttgtgttgtgaaaccTGCTGAAACAACTTTGTAGTTGCCATTTCCATTCAGTTGATTTGTCCTTGATTGAAGTCTTTGTGAGCATGTGGTACTAGCCTACTCCTCCTGTACCTTTTAAACGTGCTAATTTGTTAAATCGGCTGCAGTAATTGATATCAGTCCTCAGTAGATGCTTGTGAAGTTCAGACTTGTCAGGTTACCGACTCGGAACTATTAACTTTTGACTTGCAATGGATTGCAGCATAAGAGCATAAGAGCCCACACAAGAGCAGCATTTTGTAAGAGAAGCTTTTAGCCAGAGAGAGACTTTTAGCCATGCTATTCTACTCTCTTATTAAATATATCATTAAATTAGGTCTAACAGTCACATTATCATATGAGGGGGACACACTTCTGTAGTTTGCACCGGCTTTATACAATGTCTTCTTGTTTACATTGAGTACGGCAGCCTCATAGGACAAACCTACATATATCCATTACCACAGCCATTGCCAAGTTGCCAACTCCAATGGTGTagtccatggatgtattatgtagtacatggatgtattatgtGTGTAGTCCATAGATGTATTATGTAGTCCAGCAGATGGTaacaatatgacaaaaaaaggagTGGTCAATAACCAGAGGGCCCGGTAGGCTAAAATGTAAGCTGTTGCTACCTTTTATAGTGTGCTGTCACATATTTGCATTGCTGTGTTGGTCACAGAAGCACTATACCATAAAGCATTAACTAATTCCAGGGACTTGTCCATTCAGTTTTGTAGTTGCATGATAGTCACAGCATCTAGtggtttgcctttttttttaaaggatgcCGATGTCACCTGGCTTTCGTAGACTTTACTAAGGGTCCAATACCATGTTTGACCACACAGACTAGCTGACATTTATCAAGCACTGGGACCAGtgttctttttatttgattgtgcAGCTAAAAATTGTGTGGGTGGTTGTGATAATTTGGGCTATATATTTTGTACACAAGTTAAAGTACAACGAAGCACAGAATGTCTGCAGCAACGAGAACTAACCAGTCCTGCTGTCGCTGCTGAAGAGCAGCTGTGAACCTCTGTGTCTGACTGGGTGTATATAGTATAGTGTTTTGGGATTTTTATGGAGAATTCATGTTCCAAGTCAATGAAGAGTACCTCAGCTTCAGAGACAAACACTTCTGGATTCAAGGGTTCAACATTATCTAAAGGACTTATTTTATGATGGCTCTTATACATCATTTAtgaatgtatatgtgtatatagaTGAAAATTGGTCTATGTTTATGAGGATTGTCCAGGTTCCAGGCTTTGATTGGCTGACTTTTTGTCACTCCAGTATCACTCCCATCTAGTAACACTTTCACTCATTGGAGGAAACAAAGGAAGACATGgctgcaaagacaaaataataaatgtctctttggtgtcaaagaaaatgattcaatctttttattaaaatgacagTGATAGCTGACCTCGTGGGAAAAAATAACACTGCATTTTAAGGGAGGCGAGGCACAAGGGGGTAAAAACTTTTTTACTCAATTTCTGCCCTTACTAGGGGGAAGATGCTCTGATGCTCTGTATAACATGTCCAGAGGTTTATCTTCTGTTATCTGATCTTATGCCTGACTGTGTTAAATAAGGACAGGGTTATCCTTGTCCTCAACTATCAAACTAGCAGACTGTCATCAGTCTGCTAGTTCAAGCATTTGTTTGCTATTCTACTGTTTGTCCCCAGTGTGAGGACACACTTCTCGGAACTTGGCCAAAAGTCATCTGTTATCAACGAAAAGCCTCTTTATGTTTGTCATACACAAAGTCTGATTTCTATATCAAGATGAAGTGAATATTTAAAATTCCATCAAAACTTTTCATCACATTGTAAGTGTTCAGTTTGGCCAAAAAATGCAGAAGAGAGGACATTTGAGACAGATGTACTGTTGTTTGTGTCCTTACTATCAGTGCCTCTGTCAGGCAATGGTCCTGTCTGTCtggctctgtctgtctggctttGTGTGATGTCATGTCTGCCAGAGCCGCACCAACACAGAGTATCATGATTTAGCTTCCAATTCTGCTGCACCAAAGCTTTAcataatactgtattttaatagAAACTGAATGAACTAAAACCTCACCTCTAAACCTTCATTAGTGTCAGCCACATTGCTTTTAGTTTGAATATACACCACAAACATACTTGTTCTCAAAACTAAATGTCTGTTAAGataacaggaaagaaaaaaactggaaaGACCCTTCTCAGCTGGTCTGGACTTTGTTGAAAGTTGAATCAGTAAGAGTTCCCCTAAATCTCTTGTCCTTAAAAGTGACTTTGCCCTCTACTGTGTATCTCATACTGAGTGTAAATGTGTCTGTCATTGACCCTCATGTTCTgatttcttgtttgtgtgtgtgtgggcaggtgGTGTTTGAGGCCCATGCTGAAGGTCATCGTCACTACACCTTGGCCTTGCTGCTCAGTCCATATTCCTACACCACCACCGCCGtggtcacagacacacatcagtGATACACTTGTACCTTTTATACAGTCTGATGGAAGTATTGGGACAGTGAGCCGTTTTCACAAGCACACTGTAATATCAATTCACCTTCAGGAGGCTTTAAATGTAGCTGTACTGGTTTCAGTGATTTAGCGGTTACAGCGATGTGATGTTCAGTTCTGAAAGTGTTACTTTCACAAACCGTCAAtctgtatttaatattattgtaaCGGTTATGTACTATTTGTGTTCTATGCAAAGTATAAGGAGGCTGGCAATGCAAGTCTTAGCTCACTGttagtgttttatttgaaaGGAAATTTCTACTAGACAATAATGACACATGCATATAACATTAATCATCAGATAAgttacattcattcagtcacacaAGTCACTGACTCAGTTTCTAGTGCTATAGTAATACCTGGCCTCATCATGTTacattaaagat
Encoded proteins:
- the ttr gene encoding transthyretin isoform X2 yields the protein MLQPLHCLLLASAVLLCNTAPTPTDRHGGSDTKCPLMVKILDAVKGTPAGSVALKVHRKGADGGWTQIASGVTDAAGEIHNLITEQDFPAGVYHVEFDTKAYWKNEGSTPFHEVADVVFEAHAEGHRHYTLALLLSPYSYTTTAVVTDTHQ
- the ttr gene encoding transthyretin isoform X1, giving the protein MLQPLHCLLLASAVLLCNTAPTPTVSVHGGSDTKCPLMVKILDAVKGTPAGSVALKVHRKGADGGWTQIASGVTDAAGEIHNLITEQDFPAGVYHVEFDTKAYWKNEGSTPFHEVADVVFEAHAEGHRHYTLALLLSPYSYTTTAVVTDTHQ